Genomic window (Melioribacteraceae bacterium):
TATAAATTGAGGAAAATGATGGAAAGAGCAGAAATTACTAAGATTGTTGAGGAAAATGGAGCCGTCGCGGTTGTTCGTTTAAAAGATCCGGCAAAATTAATGAAGCTTGCCGAGGCAATTTATGCAGGTGGATTAAAAAGTTTTGAGATTACTCTATCTGTCCCAAACGCTTATTCACTAATTGAACAGGCCTCGAAGGAATTTGGTGATAAAATGTTGATTGGTGTGGGGACCGTTATAAATTCTGAACAAGCACAGAAAGCAATTGATTCGGGGGCTAAATATGTGGTCAGTCCAATCTTAAAAAAAGAAATTATTGAGACTTCCCATAAAAATAATGTACCGGTGATGCCCGGCTGCTTTACTCCCACCGAGGCACAAATTGCATGGGAAATGGGAGCCGATATAATAAAAGTATTTCCGGCAGAGGTTGCTGGAATGAATTTCTTTAAAGCTGTTCTTGCCCCGTTACCACATTTAAAGATGATGCCTTCGGGAGGAGTTACTCTTACAAATGCTGGCGATTGGCTTAAAGTTGGTGCATGTGCGGTTGGTGTCGGCGGTGCATTACTCGATTCAAAAGCAATTGCTGAAAATAACTTTGCTGTTATTACAGAAAATGCTAAAGTGTTGATGTCCTCAATTAATAATTATAGAAATTCAAAGTAGGAGATAGAAATGAAAAAAGTAGTTACATTCGGTGAAATAATGCTGAGATTAAGCACGCCAGGATTCGAACGGTTCGTTCAATCACAAAGTTTTGATGTTACCTATGGCGGAGGCGAGGCAAACGTTGCGGCGTCACTTTCTAATTACGGGTTGAATAGTTTTTTCGTAACAAAATTACCAAAACATGAAATTGGGCAAGCGGCAATAAATCATTTAAGAAGATATGGAGTTAATACAGAATTTATAGCTCGAGGCGGCGAAAGAGTTGGAATTTATTTTCTTGAAACCGGCGCAAGCCAGCGAGCTTCGAAAGTAGTATATGATAGATCAAACTCCTCCATAAGTAATATTGCGATTAATGATATTGATTGGGAAAAAGTATTTGAAGGAACAGATTGGTTTCACTTCACAGGTATCACTCCAGCACTCGGAAAAAATGCACAAGAAGTTTTAGAAGCTGCTTGTAAAGCAGCTAAATCTAAAGGGATTAAAATAAGTTGTGATTTAAATTTTAGAGCAAAATTGTGGACAGAAAAAGAAGCACAAACTGTAATGGTTCCTCTGATGAATTATGTTGATGTATGCATCGCAAATGAGGAGGACGCAGAAAAAAGTTTGGGTATGAAAGCAAAGGATACTGACATTCATAAGGCAGAACTTGATGAATCGGGTTATTTTGAACTGGCGAAATCCTTAAAAACAAAATTCAATTTTGAGGCCGTTGCAATTACTTTGCGTGAAAGTCACTCAGCTTCCAGAAACGGATGGAGTGCTCTACTCCACGATTCAAAAGATTGTGTTGAACCTTATCGCTCAAAAAAATATGATATTCAAATTGTTGACAGAGTAGGTGGCGGTGACGCTTTTGCAAGCGGACTGATTTATGGTTTATTAATAAAACAATCTTCTAAAGAAGCCCTTGAATTTGCTGTGGCTGCATCATGTTTGAAGCAAACAATTCCGGGGGATTTAAACCACGTATCAATCAGTGAAGTTGAAAAACTATACAAGGGTGATGGTTCAGGCAGAGTAGAACGATAACTAATAAAGGTAAACTATGTCTGTAATAAATAATACTAGTAATATTTTTCAATCGCTCGGCAATCGGGATAAAGTAAGCAAAATTATTGCTCATCAGATTGAAGACGCAATTATATCAAAACAATATTTGCCTGGGTCAAAACTTCCCTCCGAATCAGAATTATGTTCATTTTTTGGTGTGAGCAGAACTTCAGTAAGAGAAGCAATTCAAAGTTTAGCTGCTCAAGGGTTGGTTTCAATAAATAAGGGAAAGGGGATATTTGTTAATGAACTGAGCACTCAATCGGTTTCTGATCCAATTCAAAAATACCTGAAACAAAATCTTTCACGCAATTTTGTGATGGATATTGTTCACGCTCGACAAATGCTTGAGCCTAATGTGGCAGCCCAGGCGGCAATTAATCATACTGGAGAAGATATTGAACGACTTCAAAATAATATTGACGAAATGGAGAATCATGATGGAGATTATAAAGCACTTGCAAAGTTAGATATGAGTTTTCATATCAATCTGGCAAAAGCATCTCAAAATGTAATTGTACCTTTACTTCTTGAGCCAATTTATAATTTAATTCCAGATGTTAAATCATCAGTGTACCAAACGGTAAGAGAAGCAAAGGAGTACGCAGTTAAATGGCACATAAAGATACTCAGTGCTGTAGTAAATAACGAATCGAAAGAAGCGCATGATGCAATGATGCAGCATCTTAGATTTGCCGAGGAACACGCAGAGAGAATGTTAAATGCGAAGAATAAATAAAATTGAAAAACAATTGGAGAACCAATGAAATACGAAAGTGAAATATTTAATCTGATGCAAAATAAAGAATGGGAAAAAGTGACGCCCGGAATGAAAAGAAGATTTATGGGCTACGACGATAATATAATGATGGTACAGGTTCATTTTGAAAAAGATGCGATTGGTGCTCGTCATAAACATTTTCACAGCCAAACCACTTATGTAGTGAGTGGAAAATTTCAAATTACTATTGGTGAAAATAAACAACTACTTGAAGCGGGTGATGGATTTTATGCACCGCCGAATGTAGAACATGAAGCGCTTTGTCTTGAGGAAGGAATATTGATAGATGTATTTTCACCTATTCGAGAGGACTTTATGAAAGGAGTGTCCGGATATACGAAATGACTTGTGAATTCCTCTTTTTTTGTTAAATTAGCGTTTACTTTATCAATTAAATGAGAAATCGATGATGATTAAATTAGCAGCCAAGGGATTAATACTCTCTCTAATTATTTTGACTAATTGTACATATTCGCAATTAGCTGATGGGAAAGATGATTTCAGTAAATATTATGTTGATCTTCCATTCGAAATGCCACTATTACAAGTTCCAAAATTTCCAGATAAAGATTTTCTTGTTACTAATTATGGGGCGGTTGGTGATGGAGTTTTCAAAAATACAATCGCAATTCAGAATGCAGTTGATGCCTGCACAAATGCTGGCGGCGGAAGAGTTGTAATTCCAAGGGGTATTTGGATTACCGGTCCAATAGTTTTAAAAGATAATGTTAATCTTCATCTTGAACTGGGCGCGTTACTGCAATTCAGTAAAGATTTTAATGATTACCCTGTAATTGATGCCATTTACGAGGGAACGATGCAGTTGAGAGCTCAATCTCCAATCAGTTCAAGAAATGCTAATAATATAGCAATTACCGGTGATGGAGTAATTGATGGCGGCGGAGATGCATGGAGATATGTAAAGAAATTTAAATTAACCGCATTACAATGGAAAGCATTAATTGAATCGGGGGGAGTTGTTGACAAATCAGGTAATAATTGGTGGCCCTCTCAATCAGCTCTCGATGCTTCAATTTATATTGATGAGATGACTAAGAAAAATCAGAAGCCAGATTATGAGTTAGTAAGAAATTCTCCCGAGTATCTTCGCCCTGTAATGGTAAATTTTATTTCTTCAAAAAATATTTTACTCGACGGTCCAACTTTTCAAAATTCTCCTGCATGGAATATTCATCCGGTGATGTGCGAAAATTTAATTGTAAGAAATATCACTGTTCGAAATCCTTGGTATTCTCAAAATGGTGATGGAATAGATTTGGAGTCGTGCAAAAATGTTATTGTTTACAATTCAAGATTTGATGTTGGTGATGATGCTCTCTGTATGAAGAGCGGGAAAAATGAGGAAGGGAGAGCAAGAGGCATCCCCACAGAAAATATAATTATAGCCGATTGTATTGTATATCATGGTCATGGCGGATTCGTAATTGGCAGCGAAATGAGCGGCGGGGTTAGAAATATTAAAGTTTCTAATTGTCAATTTATTGGTACAGATATAGGCCTGCGTTTTAAAAGTACCCGTGGACGTGGTGGGATTGTAGAGAATATATATATCGATAATATTTTTATGAAAGATATTTCTACCGAAGCTATTGGTTTTAATATGTTTTATGGAGGTTTTGCTCCTAAAGAGGATAAATCTGCCGATGATAATTCTAAATCGGCTCATACTGTTCCAGTCAGCGAGGAAACTCCTCAATTTAAAAATATATTTATGAATCAAATTCTTTGCATCGGAGCAGAAAATGGATTAATACTTCAAGGTTTGCCCGAAATGAGCATTAAAGGAATCGAATTGAAAAACAGTATAATTACTGCAAATACCGGTGTTTCAATTTATGATGCCGAAAATATAAAAATCGAAAACACAAAAATAATTTCAAGCAGTGGAATTCCATTCAATATTACCAATAGTAATAATGTTTTTTTTGATAATGTAGAAAGCGGGGATAATGAAACCTATTTTGCTATCGAAGGAAGTAAATCTTCAGAAATTATAATAAAAGGAGTCGGAGCTGAGAAACTGGGTTCAAGAGTAAAGTTTGGAACCGGTGTTTCTCAAAATTCAATAAAAATTATAAAATGAAGAAAATAATTCTTTTTATTATTCTCTTGTTCCAACTCAATTTAGATGCTCAGGAAAAAAGATTAATCACCGTTGCTCAAGATGGCAGCGGTGATTTCTTAACCATCACCGAAGCCATT
Coding sequences:
- a CDS encoding bifunctional 4-hydroxy-2-oxoglutarate aldolase/2-dehydro-3-deoxy-phosphogluconate aldolase, encoding MERAEITKIVEENGAVAVVRLKDPAKLMKLAEAIYAGGLKSFEITLSVPNAYSLIEQASKEFGDKMLIGVGTVINSEQAQKAIDSGAKYVVSPILKKEIIETSHKNNVPVMPGCFTPTEAQIAWEMGADIIKVFPAEVAGMNFFKAVLAPLPHLKMMPSGGVTLTNAGDWLKVGACAVGVGGALLDSKAIAENNFAVITENAKVLMSSINNYRNSK
- a CDS encoding sugar kinase, which encodes MKKVVTFGEIMLRLSTPGFERFVQSQSFDVTYGGGEANVAASLSNYGLNSFFVTKLPKHEIGQAAINHLRRYGVNTEFIARGGERVGIYFLETGASQRASKVVYDRSNSSISNIAINDIDWEKVFEGTDWFHFTGITPALGKNAQEVLEAACKAAKSKGIKISCDLNFRAKLWTEKEAQTVMVPLMNYVDVCIANEEDAEKSLGMKAKDTDIHKAELDESGYFELAKSLKTKFNFEAVAITLRESHSASRNGWSALLHDSKDCVEPYRSKKYDIQIVDRVGGGDAFASGLIYGLLIKQSSKEALEFAVAASCLKQTIPGDLNHVSISEVEKLYKGDGSGRVER
- a CDS encoding FadR family transcriptional regulator, whose product is MSVINNTSNIFQSLGNRDKVSKIIAHQIEDAIISKQYLPGSKLPSESELCSFFGVSRTSVREAIQSLAAQGLVSINKGKGIFVNELSTQSVSDPIQKYLKQNLSRNFVMDIVHARQMLEPNVAAQAAINHTGEDIERLQNNIDEMENHDGDYKALAKLDMSFHINLAKASQNVIVPLLLEPIYNLIPDVKSSVYQTVREAKEYAVKWHIKILSAVVNNESKEAHDAMMQHLRFAEEHAERMLNAKNK
- a CDS encoding cupin domain-containing protein, whose product is MKYESEIFNLMQNKEWEKVTPGMKRRFMGYDDNIMMVQVHFEKDAIGARHKHFHSQTTYVVSGKFQITIGENKQLLEAGDGFYAPPNVEHEALCLEEGILIDVFSPIREDFMKGVSGYTK
- a CDS encoding glycoside hydrolase family 28 protein gives rise to the protein MPLLQVPKFPDKDFLVTNYGAVGDGVFKNTIAIQNAVDACTNAGGGRVVIPRGIWITGPIVLKDNVNLHLELGALLQFSKDFNDYPVIDAIYEGTMQLRAQSPISSRNANNIAITGDGVIDGGGDAWRYVKKFKLTALQWKALIESGGVVDKSGNNWWPSQSALDASIYIDEMTKKNQKPDYELVRNSPEYLRPVMVNFISSKNILLDGPTFQNSPAWNIHPVMCENLIVRNITVRNPWYSQNGDGIDLESCKNVIVYNSRFDVGDDALCMKSGKNEEGRARGIPTENIIIADCIVYHGHGGFVIGSEMSGGVRNIKVSNCQFIGTDIGLRFKSTRGRGGIVENIYIDNIFMKDISTEAIGFNMFYGGFAPKEDKSADDNSKSAHTVPVSEETPQFKNIFMNQILCIGAENGLILQGLPEMSIKGIELKNSIITANTGVSIYDAENIKIENTKIISSSGIPFNITNSNNVFFDNVESGDNETYFAIEGSKSSEIIIKGVGAEKLGSRVKFGTGVSQNSIKIIK